A window of the Clostridia bacterium genome harbors these coding sequences:
- a CDS encoding GerMN domain-containing protein, translated as MKRSLFYIVVMGILLLSACDIPIEKDSSNAMNEYTETDLAKSVDETDNSKVNGEKSGEVKGIMKDTSTENIQSDKRLSLVLYYQSEKGFLVPVTRRATKQEGIAKAAVCGLIDSSINREELEYFGLYPTLPAGTEVRGLSIKDSTATIDFNSLILDYESKAEERNIISSVVYTLTEFKTVKNVKMLVNGALKEKLKFGSDISGMLNRENVLVNTEKIHLTKGMVKSDIYFLMDSEAMLSYTLPVSVEYPETSDDAKPSKIIELLAKGPENKELYSEIPRKTRLLGSHREGKVLQLDFDKEIKSYGGGNAREKGILNQILYSMKQIDDIEKVKIIIEGKEGSLPEGTEISRGISIPAEINDYLNSKAN; from the coding sequence ATGAAGAGGAGTTTGTTTTATATAGTAGTTATGGGAATTCTATTGCTCTCAGCTTGTGATATACCTATAGAAAAGGATTCCAGTAATGCAATGAATGAATACACAGAAACTGACCTGGCCAAGTCTGTCGATGAAACAGATAATAGCAAAGTGAATGGTGAAAAATCCGGCGAAGTAAAAGGTATTATGAAGGATACATCTACTGAGAATATACAGAGTGATAAAAGGTTGTCACTGGTTTTATACTATCAAAGTGAAAAAGGATTTTTAGTACCTGTAACAAGAAGGGCGACAAAACAGGAGGGGATTGCGAAAGCGGCAGTCTGTGGATTAATTGATAGTTCAATTAATAGGGAGGAATTGGAATATTTTGGACTTTACCCTACATTACCGGCGGGAACTGAAGTAAGAGGCCTTAGCATTAAAGACAGTACAGCTACTATAGATTTTAACTCCCTGATTCTTGATTATGAAAGCAAAGCAGAAGAACGGAATATAATTTCTTCTGTAGTATATACACTAACAGAATTTAAAACCGTTAAGAATGTCAAGATGCTTGTGAACGGTGCATTAAAAGAAAAGTTGAAGTTTGGTTCAGACATTTCAGGAATGCTAAACAGGGAAAATGTTTTAGTAAATACGGAAAAAATACATCTTACAAAGGGAATGGTGAAAAGTGACATATACTTTCTAATGGATTCAGAAGCAATGCTTTCGTATACACTTCCTGTATCCGTTGAGTATCCTGAAACAAGTGACGATGCAAAACCGTCTAAAATAATAGAATTATTGGCTAAGGGACCTGAAAATAAGGAATTGTATTCTGAAATACCAAGAAAAACAAGGCTTCTGGGTAGTCATAGGGAAGGAAAAGTTCTCCAACTTGATTTTGATAAGGAAATAAAATCGTATGGAGGCGGAAACGCAAGAGAAAAAGGTATTTTAAATCAGATTTTGTATTCAATGAAACAAATAGATGATATTGAAAAGGTGAAAATAATTATTGAAGGTAAAGAAGGCAGTTTGCCTGAAGGAACGGAAATTTCACGTGGAATAAGTATTCCTGCTGAAATTAATGATTATCTAAATAGTAAGGCAAACTAG